The Anopheles coluzzii chromosome 2, AcolN3, whole genome shotgun sequence genome window below encodes:
- the LOC120948812 gene encoding uncharacterized protein LOC120948812, which produces MAGILSGRITQTDEIVFLGMVEYTSQHTQTFTEPNVFKFTSSRKHFCPKAHLANGLLPSLFWKLNPQISRLYLDACLGQTNKHRNTRVLCSVHTCAKCIWCRCWSRMGRLSALFSRKKLTSAKTRLLVDQLKTSCGVFLDPTIRSPNIQEARALKILRQIVTRSQRHIVQYIPERDAILECSLILVQNYVAHLRLRPSPLKRFRQEPFADAKVLFQAAIDLLVPEMLDEVIDTTLKFLQTENLWQVEFICVEILMFVLECRSPSAPLLSKLIDRIERFLALSDIGQVRHMLSVLQIVIVSQRWDLMEYSELSKLVRFYHSSVMIGTSRNQIYELRRGFEKCLKNLIPRLSIGDLYSFFVMMLPLVFDTDMSDEARIEFGSTVEHAASTMTVYDPRNRMHTAQVSTFIVEYLLRCIASEDPTRSILACKVLTKLLERGQHNPNQFQSPTIFHMDTYYEIVLATDFAPLQELLVEQRVHLEQALLQAIERHSQRKMNVEVFYQLLCTLLVEAPSGFTASAISCLLLKVQKMFLNYPTDPDSSMLADQQQQQHNNRIHATIMAVMTLINWIHRSGSMNAYITQVLHNRFDHAPSLNPPLRERYRYAPHHVSWYERRLFFDSLEIRYCLWKCFRISEEKIPKPARMRTRSYNDPRRRLDGGTLNVFAGM; this is translated from the exons ATGGCAGGCATTCTTTCCGGCAGAATAACTCAAACAGacgaaattgtttttttagGTATGGTAGAATACACGagccaacacacacagacatttACAGAGCCAAACGTTTTTAAATTCACAAGCTCAAGAAAACATTTTTGCCCCAAAGCACACTTAGCGAACGGTTTGTTACCTTCGTTGTTTTGGAAGCTGAACCCTCAGATAAGTAGGCTATATTTAGATGCTTGTCTCGGGCAGACAAataaacacagaaacacacgcgTACTTTGCAGCGTACACACGTGTGCGAAATGCATCTGGTGTCGGTGTTGGTCGAGGATGGGAAGACTTTCGGCATTGTTTTCGCGGAAAAAGTTAACCTCTGCCAAAACGCGCCTACTCGTGGATCAGCTTAAAACGTCCTGTGGAGTATTTTTGGACCCAACGATTCGCTCGCCCAACATCCAAGAAGCGAGAGCGTTGAAG ATTCTACGGCAAATCGTCACCCGGTCTCAGCGCCACATCGTCCAGTACATACCAGAACGGGATGCCATTCTCGAGTGCTCGCTGATTTTGGTGCAGAACTATGTGGCTCATCTGCGGTTACGACCGAGCCCGTTGAAACGGTTCCGCCAGGAGCCATTTGCTGACGCGAAGGTGCTCTTCCAGGCGGCCATCGATCTGCTCGTGCCGGAGATGCTGGACGAGGTGATCGACACGACGCTGAAGTTTCTGCAGACGGAAAACCTCTGGCAGGTGGAGTTTATCTGCGTAGAGATATTGATGTTCGTGCTCGAGTGTCGTTCGCCATCGGCCCCGCTGCTGTCCAAGCTGATCGATCGGATCGAACGCTTCCTGGCGCTCTCGGACATCGGCCAGGTACGGCACATGCTGTCCGTGCTGCAGATCGTGATCGTGTCGCAGCGCTGGGATCTGATGGAATACTCCGAGCTGTCCAAGCTGGTGCGCTTCTACCACAGCAGCGTCATGATCGGTACCAGCCGCAACCAAATCTACGAGCTACGGCGTGGTTTCGAGAAGTGTTTGAAGAACCTCATACCCCGCCTCTCCATTGGCGATCTGTACTCATTCTTCGTCATGATGCTGCCGCTCGTGTTCGACACCGACATGTCGGACGAGGCTCGGATCGAGTTCGGTTCCACGGTGGAGCATGCCGCCTCCACGATGACTGTGTACGACCCGCGCAATCGAATGCATACGGCCCAGGTGAGCACGTTCATCGTGGAGTACCTGCTACGATGCATCGCTTCCGAAGACCCGACACGCTCCATTCTGGCCTGCAAGGTGCTGACGAAGCTGCTCGAACGGGGACAGCACAACCCGAACCAGTTTCAGTCGCCCACCATCTTCCACATGGACACGTACTACGAAATTGTGCTGGCGACCGATTTCGCCCCGTTGCAGGAGCTGCTCGTCGAGCAACGCGTCCATCTGGAGCAAGCCCTGCTGCAGGCGATAGAGCGCCACAGCCAACGGAAGATGAACGTGGAGGTGTTCTACCAGCTGCTCTGCACGCTGCTCGTCGAGGCACCGAGTGGATTCACTGCGTCCGCTATCAGCTGTTTGCTGCTGAAGGTTCAGAAAATGTTTCTCAACTATCCTACCGATCCCGATTCGTCGATGCTCGctgatcagcagcagcaacagcacaacaaTCGAATTCACGCCACGATAATGGCGGTGATGACACTGATCAATTGGATCCATCGGTCGGGATCGATGAACGCGTACATTACGCAGGTTCTACACAATCGTTTCGACCACGCTCCGAGTCTTAATCCGCCGCTGCGGGAGCGCTATCGATACGCGCCGCACCACGTGTCCTGGTACGAGCGTAGGCTCTTCTTTGACTCGCTCGAGATTCGGTACTGTCTGTGGAAATGTTTCCGCATCTCGGAGGAGAAAATACCGAAACCGGCTCGGATGCGCACTCGGTCGTACAATGATCCACGACGACGGCTGGACGGTGGAACGCTGAATGTGTTTGCTGGCATGTGA